The region AGCGCCTGATTCATATGTGGCGCTCCCGAGCTCCACCATGGACCTCGACCGTTGAACGCTGATTTGCAGGCACGCGCTTCGCTGAGTCCTAAGCGCATCAAGTTGCGCGCCCTCGTAGAGGGCTGCTTCCATTGACGCCAGATGATGCAGCGAAGTTTATGCCGCACCCAGCCGTCCAGTTCCTCAAGGGGCCGCTTGCTCTGACTCAGCTTGAAGTAGCCAGCCCAACCGCGTAGTACGGGGTTTATCCGCTCGATGACGTTCGCCATCTTGTGGCCCCGCGCTCCGCGCAGCAGGTCTCTGAGTCGGTCGCGTAAACGACCCAGACTCATCGTCGCCACTCTTAGCCTCGGCTGTTGATGCCAGCTCATCCCATAACCCAGATAGTCACAGGCCCAAGGCCGTACCACACGGCTCTTTTCCCGATTCAGCGTCAGTTTCAGACGCAGGTTCAGGAAACGCTCAACACTGGCCATCACTCGCGCCCCAGCACGACGACTGCGCACATAAATGTTCGCATCATCGGCGTAGCGCACGAAGCAATGACCCCGCCGTTCCAGCTCGCGATCGAGTTCGTTGAGCAGGATGTTCGACAGCAACGGCGAGAGCGGGCCGCCTTGCGGCGTCCCTTCCTGCCGTCGACTGGCGATACCGCCTGACATCACGCCGGCCTCGAGGTAACGGCGAATGAGCCTGAGCACACGCTTGTCTTCGATTTGACGCTCTACATAAGCCATCAATACATCGTGGTTGACCCGATCAAAGAACTTCTCAAGATCAAGCTCCACACACCAGCGGTGGCCCGCCGCCACATGGGCACGGGCTGTTTCGATGGCGTGGTGAGCGCTTCTGTTTGGACGAAAGCCGTAGCTGTAGTCCGAGAACAGAGGGTCGAAGATTGGCGTGAGCTGTTGCAGCAGAGCCTGCTGGATCAGGCGATCCATCACATTGGGGATACCCAACTGACGGGTTCCGCCTTTGGGTTTTGGGATTTCGACGGCGCGCACACCTTGCGGGTGATACTCGCCGGCCAGCAGCCGCACCTTGAGGGTCGGCCAATACTGATTCACATAGTCAGCCAATTGGTCGACCGTCATGCCATCGGCACCCGGCGCACCCTTGTTGCTGACCACGCGTTGATACGCACGCTTGAGATTTGCCGGTGCAAGCACCCGCTCCATCAGCGTGTCCGGCTCCGCGCTCGTCCACGCCACAGACGCCGCCGATGCCTGCGCACTGCCAGCCGTCGCCCGCGGATTCTGTCCGGAACTTGGGGTCACAGTTCTCCCTCGGAGAAATTTCTGCTTTTCGACATTCGACGAGACTCTGACGCCTACTGGCGGCATAACCTGTTCAGCCCTTGGTGACGGGGTTATTCGTCACTTACTACGGCCTCGGCTGACTTCTGCACGCTCATCCCGTCGCCTCACGACGCTCGGTAGCACAATGGCAAACGTGCAGATCTCCCAAGGTAATTCGCGCGACCTTCCTGCTTATGCCTGTCGGATCTACGTCGTAGCGTTCCGTGCAAGTATCGGGCTTTGGTAATCATGGCCACCTTACCCCGCTACGCCGCCTCATCCGCTTCCTGTTCGTCAGGCCAGCATTTTGCCTAAGGCTTCCTTCAGATTCGCAGTCACCCGCGACACCCTTGCCTTCGGCTAACACTTCCCCTTGCCGGGTGTGTAGAGGACTTGCACCTCCAAGTCACCAGCGTGGCCACCACAGCCAAACTGGTTGCGCTTGCGCGCAACGCGCCATGCCTGGCGCACCATGAAAAAGCCCAGCCCCTTACAGGGCCGGGCTTTTTTTAAGCTAGCGAAACGTTACTCGCCGAGCATCTGACCCACAGTCGGGTCTTTGAACACACGGGTCAACGCATCACTCAGCACATCACCGACCAGTTTGGTGTTGGTTTCCTGGTTCGGCGCCACGCCAAATCGCTGATCCAGCGACGCACCGTAACGACCGCTGTAACGACGATTGGCATTCTGCACGTCCGAGCGGAACGTCGCGGCAATGGTCGCCTCGGTCACAAACATGCCCTCTTTAGGCGACTGATACTTCAGTTCGGCCAGGGTCACAGTCAATTGCGGCGCATTCATGCCGTTGGACACGGGGGTAAAACCCAGCAGACGCACAGCCGCCTCAGCCTGAGCCTGCAACTTCGGCAGAATCTGCGCGCCCTGCACGGTGATCGCGCTGGTCTCAGGGTACAGACCGCCACGGGTCCCCAGAGTTGGCGATGGACGACCGTCTACCACTCGAACCACGACCTGCTGGCCATGCCCGACCGCTGCAAACTGAGTCGTCAGCTTCGGTTCCGGACTCAGTTGTTGCGGGCTGTGGGCGCAGCCAGCCAGGGTCAAAGCGCTCACAGTGATCAAACCGAACAACAGGCGTTGCAACATGCTCTTCTCTCCAGAATCAGGCACAAGGCCCGCAGTATAACGGCGCGCCACCTTGGGTAACTAGCGTCCTGCAATGATTACCGAAATCTCTGACAAACCCTTCAGCCGCCGGTTCCTGTCATCTATCTGTCACACAACCTAAACACCTACGTCACGCCTCACTGGCAACCTTTAGCGCAGTCACCCCACAGGTCATTCGCCATGCGCTATCTCATCTCGCTGTTTGCTCCACGCCCGCTGCACCGTAGCTTTGCCTTGCTCGACCGCAACGGCCACTGCCAGGCATTCAAGCAGTGCAGCCTGCAACCCATGGGCGATGGCTGGGTCGAAATCGATGAAATTCGCCTCAATTGGCTGCACCAGCCGCTGCCCGCCAGCGCCCGTATCGCCCAGCCCCAGCCACGCGCGCGCACACAGCAACTGTTGACCATCTGACCGAGCGCCTAATAAAAGTCATTAAACACGACCATTTCCCCGCGTTTCTTCGCTACAATCTCCCCCCGATTATAAGGACGTCTCCTGATCGGGCCCCGCTGCATCGTCAATGCGCTTGTATTGACACTCAACACCGCCCACAGAGAGCCGCCCACACAGATCGAGTGAAGCTGGTGCGCTTGCTGTTTCCTGAGCAAAACCCCACTTTTCGCGAATCTGCAGAGCTGTCATTACGCTCGGTTACTGAGCTGTTTGCCCGTTTTGCCTGCCATGTATCCCAAGGCGGCAATCATCTGGGCACAGTGCCAGGCTGGGGCAGCCCTTTTTTGAGGTTCACGTCTTCAAAAGAGCGTGAAAAAACGGGTTTTCACAACTTCACAAGAGTGTGGCGAGCAAATGAATAGTTTTGCGTCTGAACATGCACCATTAGCGTCTGAAACAGCCCAACGACACAGGACCGAGTACGCCTCGAACACCGGAGCCTGAAGCCTGTCCGCTACGGATTTGGTTGCACAAACGGATGTCTCGGCCATAAGTCGAATTGCCAGCCGTGTGCTGAAATGAGTTCATATCACTCATAGGCCCGGCCGGTAGCGTCCGTCGAAGTTGCGAAAAATTGCGAAGATTCGGACATGGTGATCCTGGCCATGGATACCTGGGGCATCACTGACTCGCCCCGGAACGCCTGGCAGCTATGCCGACAATTTGGTGCTGAAGATTTTGGAGACGCGTTAAATGGCGCATAACGAAGCAGTCGACGTAGTACTGGTTGGGGCCGGCATCATGAGTGCCACCCTCGCTGTACTGCTCAAAGAGCTCGACCCCGCGATCAAGCTGGAGGTCGTCGAACTGATGGACTCCGGTGCCGCGGAGAGTTCCAACCCGTGGAACAATGCCGGCACCGGTCACGCAGGGCTGTGTGAGCTCAATTACACACCGCAGGCTACCGACGGCACCGTCGACATCAAGAAAGCCGTACACATCAACACCCAGTTCGAGGTGTCGAAGCAGTTCTGGTCGTACCTGACCAAGAAAAGCACCTTCGGCTCGTGCAAATCGTTTATCAGCCCGGTACCGCACCTGAGCTTCGTGCAGGGCGACCAAGGCGTGTCCTTCCTCAAGTCACGCTTCAACGTGCTGAGCAAACACCACGCTTTCTCGGACATGGAATACACCGAAGACAAGGCGAAAATGGCGGACTGGATGCCATTGATGATGCCTGGCCGGCCGGCCGATGAAGTCATCGCCGCCACTCGAGTGATGAATGGCACCGACGTCAACTTCGGCGCCCTGACCAATCAACTGCTCAAGCACCTGACCAGCGCACCCGATGCCCAGGTCAAGTATTGCAAGCGTGTAACAGGTCTCAAGCGCAACGCCCATGGCTGGACCGTCAGCATCAAGGACGTCAACAACGGTAACACCCGTGAAGTCGACGCCAAATTCGTCTTCCTCGGCGCTGGCGGTGCGGCACTGCCGCTGCTGCAAGCCTCGGGCATCGAAGAAAGCAAAGGCTTCGGCGGCTTCCCGATCAGTGGTCAATGGCTGCGTTGCGACAACCCCGACGTGGTCAAACATCACCAGGCCAAGGTTTACAGCCAGGCAGCGGTCGGTTCGCCGCCGATGTCGGTGCCGCACCTGGACACCCGCGTGGTGGATGGGCAGAAGTCCCTGTTGTTCGGGCCATACGCCGGTTTCACCACCAAGTTCCTCAAGCATGGTTCGTTCATGGACCTGCCGCTGTCGGTTCGCGCCGGCAACATAGGACCGATGCTGGCCGTGGCGAAAAACAACATGGACCTGACCAAGTACCTGGTCAGTGAAGTGATGCAGTCGATGGAACAGCGCCTTGAGTCGCTGCGCCGCTTTTACCCGCAAGCGAAAGCTGAAGACTGGCGCCTGGAAGTGGCCGGACAACGGGTACAGATCATCAAGAAAGATCCGAAAAAGGGCGGCGTTTTGCAGTTTGGCACCGAACTGGTCGCGGCCAAGGACGGTTCTCTTGCCGCACTGCTCGGCGCTTCGCCAGGTGCCTCGGTGACGGTTTCGATCATGCTGGAACTGATCGAAAAATGTTTCCCGGCCAAAGCAGCCGGCGAATGGGCAAGCAAACTGGCAGAAATTTTCCCGGCGAGGGAAAAGACTCTGGAAACTGACGCGGCGCTGTATCGCAAGATCAACGCGCACAACAACGTCGCGCTGGAACTGGTTGCAGCCAGTAACGAGACCGAAAGCTACGCCTGATTCGGTCGTCATAAAAAACGCCCCGCCCTCATTGTGAGTTTCACATTGAGAACGGGGCGTTTTTTTAGCTGGGGATAACCTTAACCGCGAGCCTTGGCAATCAGCTCGATGTACTCGGGCGCGTTCCGCTGATCCTTGATCACCGCGACGAAGTCATTACCGTGTTCATCCTTGCCATCGAGGTCATACCCGGCCTCAACGAAAAACGTCAGGAAGCGTTCGAAGTCATCGACACGCAGACCGCGATAAGCCTTGATCAGTTTGTGCAGCGACGGCGAAGTGGCGTCGACTGGCTCGAAGTCGAGGAACAGCTTGATCTGCGCATCGCCGATCTCGTCACCAATCAGTTGTTTCTTATCTTTACGCATTGCCGACTCCAGCTCGCAGACATTTCACGGGGCAGGCAGTTTACCCCTGCCTTGGCGCCAGGCTCAACGCGCACGCACAGTGCCCGTGTGCAGATCCGCCCAGACATGGCCGTTGGCGTAGCTAAGGAACTGGCAATACACCGTGTCGTTGCGCAGCAAATCAATCACTGCGCGGTACTGGGCCAGTGGGTAGTAAAGCGTCAGGGTTCTACTCGGTTCATCGTAGATTGGCTTTTTCAGGCTTTTGCTTTCGCCATCAAAGTTGACCAGCACTTGATTGATGCTCGCGCCCTTGTTCAAGGACTTGCCCTTGAGCCGGATCAGTAGCGGTGACGTCACCGGAATCGGCTGTTGAGTGGATTGGCGCTGGCTGCCCGCCACCACCGAATACTCGGTGACCTGCAACAGTTGTTGTTGCTCAGGTTCGGCGTTACGCAGGG is a window of Pseudomonas sp. DC1.2 DNA encoding:
- the ltrA gene encoding group II intron reverse transcriptase/maturase, coding for MPPVGVRVSSNVEKQKFLRGRTVTPSSGQNPRATAGSAQASAASVAWTSAEPDTLMERVLAPANLKRAYQRVVSNKGAPGADGMTVDQLADYVNQYWPTLKVRLLAGEYHPQGVRAVEIPKPKGGTRQLGIPNVMDRLIQQALLQQLTPIFDPLFSDYSYGFRPNRSAHHAIETARAHVAAGHRWCVELDLEKFFDRVNHDVLMAYVERQIEDKRVLRLIRRYLEAGVMSGGIASRRQEGTPQGGPLSPLLSNILLNELDRELERRGHCFVRYADDANIYVRSRRAGARVMASVERFLNLRLKLTLNREKSRVVRPWACDYLGYGMSWHQQPRLRVATMSLGRLRDRLRDLLRGARGHKMANVIERINPVLRGWAGYFKLSQSKRPLEELDGWVRHKLRCIIWRQWKQPSTRARNLMRLGLSEARACKSAFNGRGPWWSSGAPHMNQALPKKLWDGLGLVSILDTINRLSRIT
- a CDS encoding YajG family lipoprotein yields the protein MLQRLLFGLITVSALTLAGCAHSPQQLSPEPKLTTQFAAVGHGQQVVVRVVDGRPSPTLGTRGGLYPETSAITVQGAQILPKLQAQAEAAVRLLGFTPVSNGMNAPQLTVTLAELKYQSPKEGMFVTEATIAATFRSDVQNANRRYSGRYGASLDQRFGVAPNQETNTKLVGDVLSDALTRVFKDPTVGQMLGE
- the mqo gene encoding malate dehydrogenase (quinone) produces the protein MAHNEAVDVVLVGAGIMSATLAVLLKELDPAIKLEVVELMDSGAAESSNPWNNAGTGHAGLCELNYTPQATDGTVDIKKAVHINTQFEVSKQFWSYLTKKSTFGSCKSFISPVPHLSFVQGDQGVSFLKSRFNVLSKHHAFSDMEYTEDKAKMADWMPLMMPGRPADEVIAATRVMNGTDVNFGALTNQLLKHLTSAPDAQVKYCKRVTGLKRNAHGWTVSIKDVNNGNTREVDAKFVFLGAGGAALPLLQASGIEESKGFGGFPISGQWLRCDNPDVVKHHQAKVYSQAAVGSPPMSVPHLDTRVVDGQKSLLFGPYAGFTTKFLKHGSFMDLPLSVRAGNIGPMLAVAKNNMDLTKYLVSEVMQSMEQRLESLRRFYPQAKAEDWRLEVAGQRVQIIKKDPKKGGVLQFGTELVAAKDGSLAALLGASPGASVTVSIMLELIEKCFPAKAAGEWASKLAEIFPAREKTLETDAALYRKINAHNNVALELVAASNETESYA
- a CDS encoding PA4642 family protein — protein: MRKDKKQLIGDEIGDAQIKLFLDFEPVDATSPSLHKLIKAYRGLRVDDFERFLTFFVEAGYDLDGKDEHGNDFVAVIKDQRNAPEYIELIAKARG